The segment CCGTCGTCTCAGCCGGCTCGGGGAGCTCCTCGTCGGCGGTCTCGGGAGACACCCGACGATAGTGGCGGGCGCGCTGGGCGACCAGCAGCGCCGCGAGGATGATCGAGATCGCCGACCCCGCGAGGACACCCAGCGTCGCCTCGTCGCGCACGAGGGGGCTGTTGGCGAAGGCGAGTTCGGACAGCAGCAGCGACACGGTGAACCCGATACCGCCCAGCGCCCCGGCGGCCAGGAGGTCGAGGAACGACAGCGGCGGAGTCACGCCGCGGTTGAGAAGCCTCATCGAGATCCAGCTGAAGACGGAGATGCCGATGATCTTGCCCACGGGAAGTGCGACGAGGATGCCCCAGAAGGCCGGGGAGAGCTGGGTCGGCGAGACGGCGGGGATGACGACGAGGGCTGCCGAGAATGCGAACAGCGGCAGGACGAGTCCGTTCACCCACGGCTCGAGGGTGTGGCGTGTGCGAAGCGCCGGCTGCTGAGCCATCGCGATGCCGAGTGCGACGCCGGCGATTGTCGCGTGGACGCCCGACAGGTAGACCAGCACCCAGGTGGCGAGACCGATCACGACGAGCGCGGCGGCGATCGGGATGCGGCCGCGGGTGTCGAGGCGCCGGCTGAGGAAGCCGAAGGCGATCACCAGCAGGGCGGCCACCGCGAGGAGCCCGACGTTGACGTCGGTGGTGAAGAGCACCGCGATGAAGATGATGCCGACGATGTCGTCGAGGATCGCCAGGGCGAGGAGGAAGATCCGGATGCCGGAGGGCAGGCCCTTGCCGAAGACGGCGAGCACGCCCAGGGCGAAGGCGATATCGGTCGCCGTGGGAATCGGCCACCCCTGCGCGGCATCCGACCCTCCGGCGATGAGCACGAAGATCGCGATCGGGATGACGACACCGCCCGCGGCGGCGATCGCCGGCTGGAGTGCTTTCTTCGCCGAGTTCAACTCGCCGCTGGTGAGTTCGTACTGCAGCTCCACGGCGACGACGAAGAAGAAGACCGCCAGCAGGCCGTCCTGGATCCAGTGACCCACCGACATCTCGAACACCCCGGGGATGCCGAGGTAGGTCTCCTTCAGCGCCTGGGCGGCAGGGCCGAGCGGGGAGTTGGCCACGATGAGCGCCGCGGCGGCGGCGGCGAGGAGCACGATGGCGGGGAAACGGGCAGAGCGCAGCAGGGACACAGGCGGTCCTTTCGTCGGTGTCTGGCGAGTACGCTGACGCGCACGCCGACCAGGCTTCCCGGCACACCGTGTCCGATTCTACCGGGCTCTCCTGTGACATACCCGTCACACAGCGGCGATACCGTGGGGGAATGCGCGAACTCACCCAGACGGAGGCCATCGACCTCGTCGGTCGCTACGAGGCGGGGCAGGGCATCCCCGAATCCATGCGTGCCAACGTCCGCCTGCTGGGCGCCCTCCTCGGACAGGTCCTCCGCGAAAGCGGCTCGCCGGGACTCTTCGATGATGTCGAACGCCTGCGGATCGCCACGATCCAGGCGTACACCGATGAGACCGACGAGGCCTTCGCCCGCGCCGCCGAGATCGCCGATTCGTTCTCGGTGACCCGTGCGGACGAGGTCGCCCGGGCCTTCACCTGCTACTTCCACCTGGCCAACCTCGTCGAGGAGCACCAGCGCGTGAGGGTTCTGCGCGAGCGCGACCGCACGCCCGATGCCGACGGGGATTCGATTCCCGCAGCCTTCCGGCGACTGGCCGACGAGGTGGGCGAGGACGCCGCGACCAAGCGCCTGCAGTCACTGCGTTTCCACCCCGTGTTCACCGCACATCCCACCGAGGCGCGTCGTCGGGCGGTGTCGACCAGCATCCGCCGACTCGCCGCCCTTGTCACCGAGCACGAGAGCGCACCGGAGGGCGGCAGCGAACAGCGACGCGCCCGTCGGCGCATGCTGGAGGAGATCGACACCCTCTGGCGGACCGCACCGCTGAGGCATGAGAAGCCCACGCCGACGGATGAGGTCCGCGCGGTCATGGCCGTCTTCGACGAGACCCTCTACACCGCCATCCCTCACGTCTATCGTCGTGTCGACGACGCGCTCCAGGCCGAGCGAGCCGGCAGCGCCGCGCCGCTGGTGCGGCCCTTCGTCCGCATCGGGTCGTGGGTCGGCGGCGACCGGGACGGCAACCCGTTCGTCACCGCGTCGGTGACCCGCAAGGCGGCCGCCATCGCCAGCGAGCACGTGCTGCGCGGGCTCGAGCGCTCTGCCGAGCGAATCGGACGCACCCTGACCCTGGATGCCGCGACCACCCCCCCGAGTCCCGATGCCGTCGCGCTGTGGCAGCGTCTTCGCACCGAGGACGACGACGCGGCAGCGGAGATCGCCGCGCGGTCGCCGGAGGAACCCCATCGGCAGATCCTCCTCATGGTGGCCCGCAAGATCGAGGCCACGAGGCTCCGCAACGCCGACCTGGCCTACAGCGACCCGGAGGAGCTGCACCGTCAGCTCCGCGTGGTGCAGGACTCGCTCGTCGCCGCACGGGCGCCCCGGCAGGCCTACGGACACCTGCAGCAGCTCATCTGGCAGGTGCAGACCTACGGGTTCCACCTCAGCGAGCTGGAGGTGCGCCAGCACTCCGCCGTACACGCGAAGGTGCTCGCCGAGCTCGATGCCGGCCAGCCTCGCTCGGAGCTGACCGAGGAAGTGCTCGACGTCTTCCGGGCGGTGCTCTTCCTCCAGGATCGCTACGGGCCCCGCGCCGCGGGGCGCTACATCGTGTCGTTCACCCAGTCCGCGGATGACCTGGCCGCCGTCCACCGTCTCGCCCGCCACGCCGCGGGACCCGACGGTCGCGTGCCCGTCCTCGACGTCATCCCGCTGTTCGAGACCTTCGCCGACCTCCAAGCCGCCCCGCGGATCCTCGCCGAGATCGCCCTGCACCCCGAGTTCGAAGCCCGGCTGCAGGCGACGGGCAGGCGCATGGAGGTCATGCTCGGCTACTCCGACTCGTCCAAGGACGTCGGACCCGTCGCGGCGACCCTCGCCCTCTACCAGGCGCAGGCGCAGATCTCGGCGTGGGCGCAGGAGAACGGCATCGAGCTGACGCTCTTCCACGGTCGGGGCGGTGCGCTCGGTCGCGGCGGCGGACCGGCGAACTCCGCGATCCTCGCGCAGCCGCCGGGTTCGGTGGACGGGCGCTTCAAGCTCACCGAGCAGGGAGAGGTCATCTTCGCTCGCTACGGTGACCCGGCGATCGCGATGCGTCACATCGATCAGGTGGTCGCGGC is part of the Microbacterium sp. ET2 genome and harbors:
- the nhaA gene encoding Na+/H+ antiporter NhaA, giving the protein MSLLRSARFPAIVLLAAAAAALIVANSPLGPAAQALKETYLGIPGVFEMSVGHWIQDGLLAVFFFVVAVELQYELTSGELNSAKKALQPAIAAAGGVVIPIAIFVLIAGGSDAAQGWPIPTATDIAFALGVLAVFGKGLPSGIRIFLLALAILDDIVGIIFIAVLFTTDVNVGLLAVAALLVIAFGFLSRRLDTRGRIPIAAALVVIGLATWVLVYLSGVHATIAGVALGIAMAQQPALRTRHTLEPWVNGLVLPLFAFSAALVVIPAVSPTQLSPAFWGILVALPVGKIIGISVFSWISMRLLNRGVTPPLSFLDLLAAGALGGIGFTVSLLLSELAFANSPLVRDEATLGVLAGSAISIILAALLVAQRARHYRRVSPETADEELPEPAETTGDIH
- a CDS encoding phosphoenolpyruvate carboxylase, coding for MRELTQTEAIDLVGRYEAGQGIPESMRANVRLLGALLGQVLRESGSPGLFDDVERLRIATIQAYTDETDEAFARAAEIADSFSVTRADEVARAFTCYFHLANLVEEHQRVRVLRERDRTPDADGDSIPAAFRRLADEVGEDAATKRLQSLRFHPVFTAHPTEARRRAVSTSIRRLAALVTEHESAPEGGSEQRRARRRMLEEIDTLWRTAPLRHEKPTPTDEVRAVMAVFDETLYTAIPHVYRRVDDALQAERAGSAAPLVRPFVRIGSWVGGDRDGNPFVTASVTRKAAAIASEHVLRGLERSAERIGRTLTLDAATTPPSPDAVALWQRLRTEDDDAAAEIAARSPEEPHRQILLMVARKIEATRLRNADLAYSDPEELHRQLRVVQDSLVAARAPRQAYGHLQQLIWQVQTYGFHLSELEVRQHSAVHAKVLAELDAGQPRSELTEEVLDVFRAVLFLQDRYGPRAAGRYIVSFTQSADDLAAVHRLARHAAGPDGRVPVLDVIPLFETFADLQAAPRILAEIALHPEFEARLQATGRRMEVMLGYSDSSKDVGPVAATLALYQAQAQISAWAQENGIELTLFHGRGGALGRGGGPANSAILAQPPGSVDGRFKLTEQGEVIFARYGDPAIAMRHIDQVVAAMLLASSPSIETRNHAAAERFAGVAARMDEASRARFLELVKAPGFAPWFAQVTPMEEIGLLALGSRPARRGLSVESLADLRAIPWVFAWTQARINLAGWFGLGTALEAVGDEEVLRSAYQEWPLFRTLIDNVAMSLAKADARIARRYLDLGDRDDLADLVMGEMELTRAWVVRVTGGAELLGNKPVLQRAVKMRSPYVDALSLLQLRALRSLRQDAAAGSPADPEQQRLLLLSVSGVAAGLQNTG